In one uncultured Desulfovibrio sp. genomic region, the following are encoded:
- the nikR gene encoding nickel-responsive transcriptional regulator NikR → MGNLARFGVSLDEDLLEPFDQLCKRKSYPNRSEAIRDLIRKALVEERWSNDASGAGTLTLVYDHHKNDLARRLMTIQHDDHDLIVTTLHVHLDHYNCLEVLVLKGEPKRLRALADKLISCRGVKHGTFTATTTGQDLA, encoded by the coding sequence ATGGGAAACCTGGCACGCTTCGGCGTTTCTTTGGATGAAGATCTGCTGGAACCTTTTGACCAGCTGTGCAAACGCAAAAGCTATCCCAACCGTTCAGAAGCCATACGCGATCTTATCCGCAAGGCGCTGGTGGAAGAACGCTGGAGCAACGACGCTTCCGGCGCGGGTACGCTCACCCTGGTGTATGACCACCACAAAAACGATCTGGCCCGTCGGCTCATGACTATCCAGCACGATGACCACGATCTTATTGTCACCACACTTCATGTGCATCTGGATCATTACAACTGCCTTGAGGTGCTGGTGCTCAAGGGCGAACCCAAGCGTTTGCGCGCCCTGGCCGACAAACTGATCTCCTGCCGCGGCGTCAAGCACGGCACTTTTACCGCTACTACTACAGGACAGGATCTGGCATAA
- the folE2 gene encoding GTP cyclohydrolase FolE2, with product MEDVQSHAPQVALNIDRVGVRELKLPLLVRDRCQGTQQTVATVDLGVDLPSSFKGTHMSRFVEALEQWNDEISYQSVRRLLVNIKERLGARRAYARFCFPYFIVKKAPASGSPATVAYECRLTGELDDKGQSFVLETDVPVMTVCPCSKAISREGAHSQRAMVRMRLRMRAFSWLEDFIDIAEQSGSSAVYTLLKREDEKFVTESAFARPTFVEDVVRNVAQKLTAHGQVEWFSVEVESMESIHNHNAFARIERDLSVR from the coding sequence ATGGAAGACGTACAGAGCCACGCCCCGCAGGTTGCCCTGAATATTGACCGCGTGGGTGTTCGCGAGCTGAAGCTGCCCCTGCTGGTGCGCGACCGCTGCCAGGGGACGCAACAGACCGTGGCTACCGTAGACCTTGGGGTGGACTTGCCTTCATCCTTCAAAGGTACCCACATGAGCCGCTTTGTTGAGGCTCTGGAACAATGGAACGACGAGATCAGCTATCAGTCCGTGCGGCGGCTGCTGGTCAATATCAAGGAACGGCTTGGCGCGCGGCGGGCCTATGCCCGGTTCTGCTTTCCCTATTTTATTGTCAAAAAGGCCCCTGCCTCGGGCAGCCCGGCCACGGTAGCTTATGAATGCCGCCTCACCGGCGAGCTGGACGACAAGGGCCAGTCGTTCGTTCTTGAAACCGATGTTCCGGTCATGACTGTCTGCCCCTGCTCCAAGGCCATTAGCCGCGAGGGCGCACACAGCCAGCGGGCCATGGTGCGTATGCGTTTGCGCATGCGGGCTTTTTCATGGCTTGAGGATTTCATCGATATTGCCGAACAATCCGGCTCTTCCGCCGTCTACACCCTGCTCAAGCGCGAGGATGAAAAATTCGTCACAGAGAGCGCCTTTGCCCGCCCCACCTTTGTGGAAGACGTGGTGCGCAATGTGGCGCAAAAGCTCACGGCCCACGGGCAGGTGGAGTGGTTCAGCGTTGAGGTGGAGAGCATGGAATCCATCCACAACCACAATGCCTTCGCCCGCATTGAACGCGATCTCTCTGTTCGCTGA
- a CDS encoding flagellar basal body rod C-terminal domain-containing protein encodes MSSSSLQIGASALNAFSWGTAVTAHNVANVSTAGFEPRRAVYSSNANDQGVSFEAALKDAGAKVGPSSDWNAANAVLDVTSGIPLEASAPSGTDLAREFTQMISTQHAYEANAQVVRTSDTMLGTLLDIKA; translated from the coding sequence ATGAGTAGCAGTAGCCTACAGATCGGCGCATCAGCCTTGAATGCCTTTTCGTGGGGCACGGCTGTTACAGCGCATAATGTAGCCAACGTCAGCACGGCTGGTTTTGAGCCGCGCCGTGCCGTCTACTCCAGCAATGCCAACGATCAGGGCGTCAGCTTTGAAGCCGCGCTGAAAGACGCGGGAGCAAAAGTCGGCCCCAGCTCGGACTGGAATGCCGCCAACGCCGTTCTTGATGTCACTTCCGGTATTCCCCTGGAAGCATCCGCCCCCAGCGGTACGGATCTTGCGCGGGAATTCACTCAGATGATCTCCACCCAGCACGCCTATGAGGCAAACGCGCAGGTAGTGCGCACCAGTGATACCATGCTGGGTACGCTTTTAGACATCAAGGCTTGA
- a CDS encoding NlpC/P60 family protein produces the protein MGRCLKLCALTLACAMSFGCAVKNNQRDDYSTQAEQRFRRSYEAAFDNNEQQGSQQLLRKARSAIGTPYVPGGMSPGGFDCSGFVCWAYKSVGVSLPRTAREQSVVGKRINNVEDMQVGDIVAFRHPRRGYHTGIYVGDGKFIHSPHRRTTVRVNSLDDPYFKGTFLGARRVKMDGTENLVAEAQTRLNDYVEEKAVRDIYRSHKPSSRSSVASNDDHRTSGKDRGKEKDKERSRDKNPSKSREQFVEVASLDKKHSTRKIEVEKADKSSSRSSNKASVKEDKSDKKSSASSSKSGSSRAEAEKSERKSEARKSDAPKAETRKTENRKPEAAKSDSKSGSSKASASKGESTKHESAKSESGKKDKGDGKVASSKSDDAKSKKTPAKNRD, from the coding sequence ATGGGTAGATGCCTGAAACTGTGTGCGCTGACTCTGGCTTGCGCCATGAGCTTTGGCTGCGCAGTAAAAAACAACCAGCGTGATGACTACAGCACACAAGCGGAACAGCGTTTTCGCCGTTCTTATGAAGCTGCTTTTGACAACAATGAGCAGCAGGGCAGCCAGCAGCTTTTGCGCAAGGCACGGTCTGCCATTGGCACCCCATATGTTCCCGGCGGCATGTCACCGGGTGGATTTGACTGCTCGGGATTTGTCTGCTGGGCATACAAAAGCGTTGGCGTGAGCCTGCCGCGCACCGCCCGTGAACAGTCCGTTGTGGGTAAGCGCATCAATAATGTGGAAGATATGCAGGTTGGCGATATTGTCGCCTTCCGCCACCCCCGCCGGGGCTATCACACCGGCATCTATGTGGGTGACGGCAAGTTCATCCACAGCCCCCACCGCCGCACCACCGTGCGCGTCAATTCTCTGGACGACCCCTATTTCAAAGGCACATTCCTCGGCGCCCGGCGCGTCAAAATGGACGGCACCGAAAATCTCGTGGCCGAAGCCCAGACCCGCCTGAACGACTACGTGGAAGAAAAGGCCGTGCGCGATATCTATCGCAGCCACAAGCCCTCCTCCCGCTCCAGCGTTGCCAGCAACGACGACCATAGAACGAGCGGCAAGGATCGCGGCAAGGAAAAAGACAAAGAGCGCTCCAGGGATAAAAATCCTTCCAAATCGCGCGAGCAGTTTGTGGAAGTGGCCAGTCTGGACAAAAAGCACTCCACCCGCAAAATAGAGGTGGAGAAGGCTGATAAGTCGTCCTCCAGGTCTTCAAACAAGGCATCCGTCAAGGAAGACAAGTCGGACAAAAAGAGCAGCGCCTCCTCGTCCAAATCCGGCTCTTCCAGGGCTGAAGCTGAAAAGTCCGAGCGCAAGAGCGAAGCCCGCAAATCTGACGCTCCCAAGGCTGAAACGCGCAAGACCGAAAACCGCAAGCCGGAAGCCGCCAAGAGCGACAGCAAGTCTGGCTCTTCCAAGGCCAGCGCCTCCAAGGGCGAATCGACCAAGCACGAGTCTGCCAAGTCTGAATCCGGCAAGAAGGACAAGGGCGACGGCAAGGTGGCTTCTTCCAAGTCTGACGATGCCAAAAGCAAAAAAACTCCCGCCAAAAACCGGGATTAG
- a CDS encoding rhodanese family protein, protein MLPNISPAEALKMMQDHKARLVDVREADELAALRVPGAEAAPLSVISWMDLRPATAELPIIFTCNSGNRTTKNSDLLQKLAAGPAWQMEGGVSAWAKQGLPVETSKQTLPIFRQIQIGAGGLVLAGVLGSLACPSMLWLSAFVGAGLVFAGVTGFCGLGILLSAMPWNKK, encoded by the coding sequence ATGCTTCCTAATATTTCTCCTGCAGAAGCCCTCAAAATGATGCAGGACCACAAGGCTCGCCTTGTGGACGTGCGTGAAGCGGACGAACTCGCCGCCTTGCGAGTTCCCGGTGCCGAAGCGGCCCCCCTTTCTGTCATTTCATGGATGGATCTGCGCCCCGCCACCGCTGAACTCCCCATCATATTTACCTGCAATTCCGGCAACCGCACCACCAAGAACAGCGACCTGCTGCAAAAGCTTGCGGCTGGCCCCGCATGGCAGATGGAAGGCGGCGTCAGCGCCTGGGCCAAACAGGGGCTGCCGGTAGAAACGTCCAAACAGACACTGCCCATTTTTCGCCAGATTCAGATTGGCGCTGGCGGGCTGGTGCTGGCTGGTGTGCTCGGCTCTCTGGCGTGCCCCTCGATGCTGTGGCTTTCGGCCTTTGTGGGCGCGGGGCTTGTGTTTGCAGGCGTGACAGGCTTTTGCGGTCTGGGCATACTGCTTTCGGCCATGCCCTGGAACAAAAAATAG
- the gluQRS gene encoding tRNA glutamyl-Q(34) synthetase GluQRS gives MHAASVIRGRLAPSPTGYIHLGNAWAFLLAWLAARASSGEVVLRIEDIDPQRSRPEYTAALIEDLTWLGLDWDYGPDKPEPAGGCMGPFEQSHRAQHYAAAIAQLGSAGLTYPCFCTRKELRNMAGAPHVDDAGAPYPGTCRSLNQAQRQALLESGRRPCLRLRCPDGPVNFTDIVFGPQSFTLADCGGDFALRRSDGVVAYQLAVAVDDALMGINQVVRGRDILISTPRQIALLKLLGYGAPAYAHVPLLLDDEGERLAKRHQSLALRNLRQMGVGPRRITGLLGALAGCNPGGNAASPAELIPYFSLSRLDGDDIRLGRELLRALVA, from the coding sequence ATGCACGCCGCGTCTGTTATTCGCGGCAGGCTGGCTCCCAGCCCTACCGGCTATATCCACCTTGGCAACGCCTGGGCCTTTTTGCTTGCATGGCTTGCCGCCCGGGCCAGCTCTGGCGAGGTGGTGCTGCGCATTGAAGATATTGATCCGCAGCGCTCACGCCCCGAATACACCGCAGCCCTCATTGAAGACCTGACCTGGCTTGGCCTGGATTGGGATTATGGCCCGGACAAGCCGGAACCTGCTGGCGGGTGCATGGGGCCGTTTGAGCAAAGCCACCGGGCACAGCACTATGCAGCGGCCATTGCGCAGCTTGGAAGTGCTGGCCTGACCTATCCCTGTTTTTGCACGCGCAAGGAATTGCGCAACATGGCAGGTGCGCCGCATGTTGATGATGCTGGAGCGCCCTACCCTGGCACATGCCGCAGCCTGAATCAGGCGCAGCGGCAAGCCTTGCTGGAGTCAGGCCGCCGCCCCTGCCTGCGTTTGCGCTGCCCGGACGGGCCTGTGAATTTCACCGATATTGTATTTGGGCCGCAATCATTCACGCTGGCAGACTGCGGAGGCGACTTTGCCCTGCGCCGCTCTGACGGCGTTGTGGCCTATCAGCTTGCCGTGGCCGTGGACGATGCGCTCATGGGCATAAATCAGGTGGTGCGCGGGCGCGACATCCTCATTTCAACGCCGAGGCAGATTGCTCTTCTCAAGCTCCTGGGCTATGGTGCTCCCGCTTATGCGCATGTGCCGCTGCTTCTGGATGACGAGGGTGAGCGCCTTGCCAAAAGGCACCAGAGCCTCGCGCTGCGTAACCTGCGGCAAATGGGCGTAGGCCCGCGCAGAATAACCGGATTGCTCGGCGCACTTGCCGGATGCAATCCCGGCGGCAATGCCGCCAGCCCTGCGGAACTGATACCGTATTTTTCGCTTTCGCGCCTTGATGGCGATGATATCCGCCTTGGGCGCGAGCTGCTACGCGCTCTTGTGGCCTGA
- the dcm gene encoding DNA (cytosine-5-)-methyltransferase codes for MLTVGSLFSGAGLCDLGLHWAGFQHQYFCEVDAFCQSVLRRHWPDIPIFADIRNLSGQALPQVDILCGGFPCQDVSVGGKRVGITSTSRSGLWNEYKRIIAEVRPRYIIAENVSGLLSLGIEGVLKDMASIGYDAEWEVLPAAALGAPHHRERVFIVAYPHGYRSDADDRLLAPLERIVADHEQYAGLFGWLGIRFDRADKASALAGYGRPIVHRVDDGGASRLDDALWAEPRRPHQLGRIDTETAKSWIPRLKALGNGITPQQSFAIAACILIAEGYPVPEFKK; via the coding sequence ATGCTCACAGTAGGGAGTTTGTTTAGTGGGGCTGGGTTATGTGATCTGGGCCTTCATTGGGCTGGATTTCAGCATCAGTATTTTTGCGAGGTAGATGCTTTCTGCCAATCTGTCCTGCGCAGACACTGGCCAGACATCCCCATTTTTGCCGATATTCGCAATTTGTCAGGACAGGCATTGCCTCAGGTAGACATACTCTGCGGCGGGTTCCCCTGTCAGGATGTGTCGGTAGGGGGAAAACGTGTAGGCATAACCTCAACATCACGGAGTGGACTTTGGAATGAATACAAAAGGATCATCGCAGAAGTGCGGCCTCGCTACATCATCGCAGAAAACGTGTCTGGCCTGCTCTCCCTCGGCATTGAGGGCGTCCTCAAAGATATGGCCTCGATCGGGTATGATGCGGAATGGGAAGTGCTCCCCGCAGCGGCCCTTGGTGCCCCGCACCATCGGGAAAGGGTATTCATTGTTGCCTACCCCCACGGTTATAGGTCTGACGCAGACGATAGGCTCCTTGCTCCGCTCGAACGAATCGTGGCAGACCACGAGCAATATGCGGGCCTTTTTGGTTGGCTGGGTATTAGGTTTGACCGGGCGGACAAGGCCTCCGCGCTTGCGGGGTATGGCCGACCCATCGTTCATCGAGTGGATGATGGGGGTGCCAGCAGGCTGGACGATGCCTTATGGGCCGAGCCTCGCCGACCGCACCAGCTTGGCCGGATAGATACCGAGACAGCTAAGTCATGGATTCCACGCCTTAAGGCTCTTGGCAATGGCATCACGCCGCAACAATCATTTGCCATCGCCGCCTGCATCCTAATCGCAGAAGGCTATCCAGTTCCGGAGTTCAAAAAGTAA
- a CDS encoding Com family DNA-binding transcriptional regulator: protein MQQILDDIRCPHCRRLLARGQALEMEFKCPRCGTFFVLRATRPSSEPHDGHSETGCSQ, encoded by the coding sequence ATGCAACAGATTCTTGATGACATTCGCTGCCCACATTGCCGAAGGCTTCTGGCCAGAGGGCAAGCGTTGGAGATGGAGTTTAAGTGCCCGCGCTGCGGGACGTTTTTTGTACTGCGGGCCACGCGCCCCAGCTCCGAGCCACATGATGGCCATTCGGAGACAGGATGCTCACAGTAG
- a CDS encoding tyrosine-type recombinase/integrase has product MAQVVLFRTVARDWWERYMLQGAVDYAEESWRRLEREVMPRLGDKPLGKITAPNILTILRRIEQRGTLVVARKVKSHISQIMRYGIACGIVSRDPARDLGWALTPHKCKPRAAITEPRQIGQLMASIERYRNCQRRCSLKLAALLFVRPGELAAAAWTEIEWDTATWRIPANKMKMKRPHNVPLSRQALDVLRELQPITGKTPWLFPSRWDKTRNETGHVLNLALRRMGYGSDIMTAHGFRAMAATTLSEQGWASEVIERQLAHVDKNQVRAAYQRSDLLTERRKMLQAWADYLDLRCAQAILGR; this is encoded by the coding sequence ATGGCACAAGTGGTTTTATTTCGGACCGTGGCACGCGATTGGTGGGAGAGGTACATGCTTCAGGGGGCAGTTGATTATGCGGAGGAGTCATGGCGGCGGCTAGAACGTGAGGTTATGCCTCGGCTTGGGGATAAGCCGTTGGGCAAGATCACCGCGCCTAATATCCTGACGATACTGAGACGTATCGAGCAGCGCGGCACTTTGGTGGTCGCTCGCAAGGTTAAAAGTCATATCTCTCAAATCATGCGATACGGCATCGCTTGCGGGATTGTCAGTCGTGACCCGGCCCGCGACCTTGGTTGGGCGCTGACCCCTCACAAATGCAAACCCCGCGCGGCTATCACCGAACCTCGCCAGATAGGTCAGCTTATGGCCAGCATAGAGCGTTACCGCAACTGCCAGCGCCGATGTTCCCTTAAGCTGGCTGCGTTGCTATTCGTCCGACCGGGTGAACTGGCTGCCGCCGCGTGGACTGAAATCGAGTGGGATACGGCAACATGGCGTATCCCTGCGAACAAGATGAAAATGAAACGGCCGCACAATGTGCCACTATCGCGTCAAGCGCTAGACGTTTTGCGGGAATTGCAACCGATAACTGGTAAAACACCTTGGCTGTTTCCGTCGCGCTGGGACAAGACACGAAACGAGACAGGTCATGTTCTTAACCTAGCATTACGACGTATGGGATACGGCTCGGACATCATGACAGCCCACGGATTCCGAGCAATGGCCGCAACGACATTATCAGAGCAGGGCTGGGCAAGTGAAGTTATTGAGCGGCAATTGGCACACGTCGATAAAAACCAGGTGCGGGCGGCATATCAACGTTCCGACCTGCTGACGGAACGGCGCAAGATGCTGCAAGCATGGGCTGATTACTTGGATCTTCGCTGTGCCCAGGCGATTTTAGGGAGGTAA
- a CDS encoding phage tail protein, which produces MAKCYQYTADGYFAGETEDYGLLPNNSTRTAPTIVEGKIPRWTGKKWEQVEDHKGKSGYVNGQPYEIKEYGPLPKGWSDTPPPPSLSDAQAAKAASIVAAHETALAGAIAMSDPTPSNVAVEAGLLAVSDPEGLEYVRNALAAQRDALLAAVDAAETAETVQAIAVSYAV; this is translated from the coding sequence ATGGCTAAATGTTACCAATATACGGCAGACGGCTATTTCGCAGGAGAGACTGAGGATTACGGCCTGCTTCCTAACAACTCCACGCGTACGGCCCCCACAATCGTTGAGGGGAAAATCCCGCGCTGGACGGGGAAAAAATGGGAGCAGGTTGAAGATCACAAAGGCAAGAGCGGATATGTCAACGGCCAGCCGTACGAAATTAAAGAATATGGGCCTCTGCCGAAAGGTTGGAGCGATACGCCACCACCGCCGTCATTGTCTGATGCGCAAGCAGCCAAGGCCGCAAGCATTGTCGCAGCGCATGAAACGGCTTTGGCCGGGGCCATCGCCATGTCTGACCCCACGCCATCAAATGTGGCAGTGGAAGCCGGTCTGTTGGCGGTGTCCGACCCCGAGGGTCTTGAGTATGTGCGTAACGCACTGGCTGCCCAGCGTGATGCCCTGCTAGCCGCTGTAGACGCCGCCGAGACGGCTGAAACCGTGCAGGCCATTGCCGTTAGTTACGCAGTATGA
- a CDS encoding DUF2612 domain-containing protein, whose product MSDNVYPSLITSQHQQPRFTALVAVLTQPLVDAQALLASLPAAFDVDTAVGVQLDAVGLWVGITRVLRVPLSGVYFAWGVEGVGWSEGVWKGPYDPETGLTSLPDDVFRRLVKARIAANAWDGSIPGAYDVWESAFADTGSIIMIQDNQDMSMVVGIAGMRPDAVTQALLMGNYIPLKPEGVCVSWYAVTQDGGPLMAWGCQADGLGGWGAGRWPTVLRPTN is encoded by the coding sequence ATGTCTGATAACGTCTACCCCAGCCTTATAACCAGCCAGCACCAGCAGCCGCGATTTACAGCTCTGGTGGCGGTGCTGACGCAACCGCTGGTTGACGCCCAGGCGCTACTGGCATCATTGCCCGCCGCCTTTGACGTGGACACAGCCGTTGGCGTGCAGCTTGACGCTGTGGGCCTGTGGGTGGGCATTACCCGCGTGCTGCGGGTGCCGTTATCCGGTGTCTACTTCGCCTGGGGCGTTGAGGGTGTTGGCTGGTCGGAGGGGGTATGGAAAGGCCCATATGACCCGGAGACCGGCCTCACCAGTTTGCCCGATGATGTGTTTCGGCGTCTTGTTAAAGCCCGCATTGCCGCCAACGCCTGGGATGGCTCCATACCCGGAGCCTACGATGTGTGGGAATCCGCGTTTGCAGATACCGGCAGCATCATCATGATTCAGGACAACCAGGACATGAGCATGGTTGTGGGCATAGCGGGCATGCGACCAGATGCCGTTACCCAGGCTTTGCTCATGGGCAATTACATACCTCTCAAGCCTGAGGGTGTGTGCGTGAGCTGGTATGCCGTTACGCAGGATGGCGGCCCGCTGATGGCCTGGGGATGCCAGGCAGACGGCCTGGGCGGATGGGGTGCAGGCCGTTGGCCCACCGTGCTTCGGCCAACTAATTAG
- a CDS encoding baseplate J/gp47 family protein, which produces MADGAYIDRDGMHLPDYATTLTTLQAKVKAIFGDDLYLEPDSQEGQLVAIFALAQQDTYSLAASVYNAFSPHTAQGAGLSRMVVINGIRRQPASYSTVVVVCVGTAGTIINGGIVEDTAGQKWDLPATVTIPTSGEISVTATAQDIGDVRAAAGEVNKIATPCRGWQSVNNPLAATPGAAVETDATLRTRQAVSTALPSRTVFEGTLGAVANLEGVSRWRGYENDTSTADANGLPPHSICMVVEGGDNSAIAEAIALKKTPGCYTMGNVKVMTRDAKGLPNVIRFYRPTAVRVRLRVTLSPLSGYLSTTGTAIKANLAAYISALAIGDNVLASRLLTPINAADASGARTFDVLGIEYCTGDAPDDEAEWQAGNIAIAFNAAATCVVDDISLPGVE; this is translated from the coding sequence ATGGCTGACGGCGCATATATCGACCGCGACGGCATGCACCTGCCGGACTACGCCACCACGCTGACCACGCTGCAAGCCAAGGTCAAAGCCATTTTTGGCGACGATCTGTATCTGGAGCCGGACAGTCAGGAGGGCCAGCTGGTAGCGATTTTTGCCTTGGCCCAGCAGGACACGTACAGCCTGGCCGCCAGCGTTTACAATGCGTTTAGTCCTCATACTGCTCAGGGCGCTGGCCTCTCGCGTATGGTTGTCATTAACGGCATACGTAGGCAGCCAGCCAGCTATAGCACTGTAGTTGTGGTTTGCGTGGGTACTGCGGGCACCATCATCAATGGGGGCATTGTGGAGGATACGGCCGGGCAAAAATGGGATCTGCCCGCAACCGTCACCATCCCCACGTCTGGCGAGATAAGCGTTACAGCCACTGCCCAGGATATCGGCGATGTGCGCGCCGCAGCTGGCGAGGTCAATAAAATTGCCACGCCATGCCGTGGCTGGCAGAGCGTCAACAATCCCTTGGCTGCCACACCTGGTGCGGCAGTTGAGACAGACGCAACACTGCGCACCCGCCAGGCGGTATCCACGGCACTGCCCAGCCGCACAGTGTTTGAGGGCACGCTGGGGGCCGTGGCAAACCTTGAGGGCGTCAGCCGATGGCGCGGCTACGAAAACGACACCTCTACCGCTGACGCTAATGGCCTGCCTCCGCACAGCATCTGCATGGTTGTGGAGGGAGGCGACAACTCTGCTATAGCCGAGGCCATAGCGCTCAAAAAAACGCCGGGCTGCTACACCATGGGCAATGTGAAAGTTATGACGCGTGATGCCAAGGGCCTGCCCAATGTCATTCGGTTTTACCGCCCTACGGCTGTGCGCGTGCGCCTGCGCGTTACTCTCTCCCCATTGTCTGGGTATTTGTCCACCACCGGCACAGCCATAAAAGCCAACCTTGCGGCCTACATCAGCGCCCTGGCCATTGGCGATAATGTGCTTGCCAGCCGCCTGCTCACGCCTATCAATGCGGCGGATGCTTCCGGGGCGAGGACGTTTGACGTGCTAGGCATTGAGTACTGCACCGGAGATGCGCCGGATGACGAAGCTGAGTGGCAGGCGGGCAATATTGCCATAGCTTTCAACGCCGCCGCTACCTGCGTGGTTGATGACATCAGCCTGCCGGGGGTTGAGTAA
- a CDS encoding Gp138 family membrane-puncturing spike protein → MDRSERQNDPIESQRLALEGHQAQMWTALPGIVAGFDPVAMTVSVQPAVQGSVRDERGKSSNVQMPLLVDVPVVFPCGGGFSLTYPIKLGDEALVVFASRCIDGWWQGGESTPPPSGRMHDLSDGMAIIGPRSQATKLDPPVDTDNVQLRTDDGKATLTMKPDYTIEAKNPQAGCHIGSDGVIKFSGAGINFAAKDGGATQAAVSGRMTVDELTSGHVDFNTHYHECPHGGNTSGPKS, encoded by the coding sequence ATGGATAGAAGCGAACGTCAAAATGACCCCATAGAAAGCCAGCGCCTGGCGCTGGAAGGTCATCAAGCCCAGATGTGGACGGCCTTGCCTGGCATTGTGGCGGGCTTTGACCCCGTGGCCATGACCGTGAGCGTTCAGCCCGCCGTGCAGGGCAGCGTGCGGGATGAGCGCGGCAAGAGTAGTAATGTGCAGATGCCTCTTTTAGTGGACGTGCCCGTGGTGTTCCCATGCGGGGGGGGATTCAGCCTGACGTACCCGATTAAGCTCGGTGACGAGGCACTGGTGGTGTTTGCCAGTCGCTGCATAGACGGTTGGTGGCAAGGCGGGGAATCCACGCCACCGCCCAGCGGGCGCATGCACGATCTCTCGGATGGCATGGCCATCATTGGTCCCAGGTCGCAGGCAACAAAACTAGACCCCCCAGTGGACACAGATAACGTCCAGTTGAGGACAGATGATGGCAAGGCCACCCTGACCATGAAGCCAGATTATACGATTGAGGCAAAAAATCCGCAAGCTGGCTGCCACATTGGCAGTGACGGAGTTATTAAATTTTCGGGAGCAGGCATCAACTTTGCGGCCAAAGACGGTGGTGCAACGCAGGCGGCGGTATCGGGTAGGATGACAGTCGACGAATTAACATCTGGTCATGTTGATTTCAATACGCATTACCATGAGTGCCCGCATGGCGGGAACACCAGCGGTCCAAAATCATGA
- a CDS encoding phage baseplate protein, giving the protein MSTNGTVITGRNLGGLQFAVVVEEQHEDKLTITEHPVEQGAKINDHAYVMPATVTIRAGVSDAAGDGKAREMYDKLLDLMRKREPISIVTGKRLYDNMLVEGVTCTTDKNTEKALLVTANCREVIIVRTQAASVPPRSRHKHAAKTGGVSDKGQKQPNSILNASAGSGGYTRPGGAAK; this is encoded by the coding sequence ATGAGCACTAATGGCACTGTCATTACCGGGCGCAACCTGGGCGGCTTGCAATTTGCGGTGGTCGTGGAGGAGCAGCACGAAGATAAGCTGACGATCACCGAGCACCCTGTGGAGCAAGGCGCAAAGATCAACGACCACGCCTATGTTATGCCAGCCACTGTTACCATACGCGCGGGCGTATCGGACGCGGCCGGAGACGGCAAGGCGCGGGAGATGTACGACAAGCTGCTGGACCTGATGCGCAAGCGCGAGCCGATCAGCATTGTTACGGGCAAGCGCTTGTACGACAATATGCTTGTCGAGGGCGTGACCTGTACCACGGACAAAAATACGGAAAAGGCCCTGCTGGTGACCGCCAATTGCAGGGAGGTCATTATCGTGCGCACGCAAGCGGCCAGCGTGCCGCCGCGCAGCAGGCACAAGCACGCTGCCAAGACTGGCGGTGTGAGTGATAAAGGGCAAAAGCAGCCCAACAGCATACTTAACGCTAGCGCGGGCAGCGGCGGTTATACCCGCCCAGGCGGCGCGGCAAAATGA